One window of the Lasioglossum baleicum chromosome 8, iyLasBale1, whole genome shotgun sequence genome contains the following:
- the LOC143211240 gene encoding uncharacterized protein LOC143211240 isoform X1: MDTITAIPELREEIEHPNKSFTWPDGAVLLLIDLYREKEAEFKNGLKRHNVIWKEIAAQLQQCNYAVNGLQCSTKFAGLRRTYKNIKDQNNKSGNAYSSWAFYSAIDSLIGDRAYMQPPAVACSEGLELITPITQPGSSSSSSMVGSQSTPIKKRRVETILESHIAELKQERELRKIQRDEERRAAGERKEARHRERKQERERMHSENIEIQKSLLKVLETLANK, from the exons ATGGATACTATTACTGCTATTCCTGAATTACGTGAGGAAATTGAACACCCCAACAAGTCATTCACGTGGCCTGATGGGGCAGTACTTCTCCTAATAGATTTATATAGGGAAAAGGAAGCCGAATTTAAAAACGGCTTGAAGAGACACAATGTAATTTGGAAGGAGATTGCAGCCCAACTGCAGCAATGTAATTATGCTGTAAATGGGCTGCAATGTTCGACAAAATTTGCCGGTCTACGTCgtacttataaaaatataaaagaccaAAATAATAAAAGCGGCAACGCGTATAGCAGTTGGGCCTTTTATTCT GCCATAGATTCACTTATTGGCGATAGGGCCTATATGCAGCCTCCAGCTGTAGCATGCAGCGAAGGGCTAGAATTGATTACACCTATAACCCAACCAGGTTCCAGCTCTTCCTCGTCCATGGTTGGATCccaaa GTACGCCTATTAAAAAAAGACGGGTGGAAACCATTTTAGAAAGCCACATAGCAGAACTAAAACAAGAAAGAGAAttaagaaaaattcaaagagaCGAAGAAAGGAGGGCAGCGGGGGAAAGGAAAGAAGCCAGACACAGAGAAAGAAAACAGgaaagagaaagaatgcattctgaaaatatcgaaattcaaaaatctttattaaaagttttagaaacactagcaaataaataa
- the LOC143211240 gene encoding uncharacterized protein LOC143211240 isoform X2, which produces MDTITAIPELREEIEHPNKSFTWPDGAVLLLIDLYREKEAEFKNGLKRHNVIWKEIAAQLQQCNYAVNGLQCSTKFAGLRRTYKNIKDQNNKSGNAYSSWAFYSAIDSLIGDRAYMQPPAVACSEGLELITPITQPGSSSSSSMVRLLKKDGWKPF; this is translated from the exons ATGGATACTATTACTGCTATTCCTGAATTACGTGAGGAAATTGAACACCCCAACAAGTCATTCACGTGGCCTGATGGGGCAGTACTTCTCCTAATAGATTTATATAGGGAAAAGGAAGCCGAATTTAAAAACGGCTTGAAGAGACACAATGTAATTTGGAAGGAGATTGCAGCCCAACTGCAGCAATGTAATTATGCTGTAAATGGGCTGCAATGTTCGACAAAATTTGCCGGTCTACGTCgtacttataaaaatataaaagaccaAAATAATAAAAGCGGCAACGCGTATAGCAGTTGGGCCTTTTATTCT GCCATAGATTCACTTATTGGCGATAGGGCCTATATGCAGCCTCCAGCTGTAGCATGCAGCGAAGGGCTAGAATTGATTACACCTATAACCCAACCAGGTTCCAGCTCTTCCTCGTCCATG GTACGCCTATTAAAAAAAGACGGGTGGAAACCATTTTAG